A single genomic interval of Pochonia chlamydosporia 170 chromosome 7, whole genome shotgun sequence harbors:
- a CDS encoding C6 zinc finger domain-containing protein (similar to Metarhizium robertsii ARSEF 23 XP_007818962.2), protein MFHTEAMKGCKVATSYAGQRDWPQAQDLSLNGAFYSYELPIHTAASLMNTRRASLICHGSTDSHDWDSEPDASIDETDTYDRLLTGDLREFIATQDELSYIQAFTDGIGVWMDSLNSSNLFTQVIPWYALKSPVLFHSLMACGAKQLSFSKPDQQHKATALYNTATAQLVRLLQNPDRNIMDCTTASILLNVYEFISNKPIQRMSHMVGARALIRDCGWNSSSTGIPAACFWLSIGIEVLYCLSMNWAVSWDPDNWGIDLNWSRGENECDGELQTWVHRSFYTLAKVVNFRATSLASLPSDAHRDQTRLSGRLSEWQSLKQLCDNWNDCCPRSMRPVGYLAMNNADEPSVFPKFWLAQTSAMLGRIFYHTAQCILAQVNPIESPGTSSEMKELEQHHARQIMGIVASGRDRCVTVMAAQAVNIAFQSLADREEQEAALAILREVQAINHGTGANGLKQSTMSNQWPLAALDAAELSTFSAASLSFGQPWQIAASTLNFIPSTFMNHLDDNELPIENPLQSAYFGHPNQPYKTWYQPVCENGIKRFNFEM, encoded by the exons atgttCCATACAGAGGCAATGAAAGGATGCAAGGTGGCAACTAGCTATGCAGGTCAAAGAGATTGGCCACAGGCCCAAGACTTGTCTTTGAACGGAGCCTTCTACTCATATGAGCTTCCTATTCACACCGCTGCGAGTTTGATGAATACCAGAAGAGCCTCTCTGATTTGTCACGGATCGACAGACAGTCATGACTGGGACTCAGAGCCGGATGCCTCGATAGATGAGACAGACACCTACGACAGATTGCTCACCGGTGATCTTAGAGAGTTCATAGCAACTCAGGACGAACTTAGCTACATTCAAGCCTTTACAGATGGAATCGGAGTGTGGATGGACTCACTCAACAGTAGCAACCTCTTTACCCAGGTTATTCCCTGGTATGCGCTCAAGTCGCCAGTTCTTTTCCATTCACTGATGGCTTGCGGAGCAAAACAACTCTCCTTCAGTAAACCCGACCAACAACATAAAGCAACTGCGCTCTACAACACTGCTACAGCACAGCTCGTTCGACTACTTCAAAATCCGGATAGAAACATCATGGACTGCACAACGGCATCTATTCTCCTCAATGTATACGAGTTCATTTCAAATAAACCCATACAAAGAATGAGTCACATGGTTGGAGCAAGAGCACTTATTCGAGATTGCGGATGGAATTCTTCAAGCACGGGCATCCcggcagcttgcttctggCTGAGCATAGGCATAGAAGTCCTATATTGCTTGTCTATGAACTGGGCCGTCAGCTGGGATCCTGATAATTGGGGAATTGATTTAAATTGGAGCCGGGGCGAGAATGAATGCGATGGCGAGCTTCAGACTTGGGTTCACAGGTCGTTTTACACATTGGCCAAAGTTGTCAACTTTCGAGCGACATCCCTCGCTAGTCTTCCGTCTGATGCACACAGGGACCAAACTAGACTCTCAGGTCGTCTCTCTGAGTGGCAATCCCTCAAACAACTCTGCGACAACTGGAACGACTGCTGCCCAAGGTCCATGCGACCCGTAGGCTACTTGGCCATGAACAATGCGGACGAGCCATCAGTCTTCCCCAAATTTTG GCTGGCCCAAACATCCGCAATGCTAGGTAGAATATTCTATCACACAGCCCAATGCATTCTCGCACAAGTAAATCCAATAGAATCACCCGGAACGTCATCGGAGATGAAGGAACTTGAACAGCATCACGCCCGTCAGATTATGGGTATTGTGGCAAGCGGCCGTGATCGGTGTGTTACGGTTATGGCCGCTCAAGCCGTCAACATTGCCTTCCAATCATTGGCAGATAGAGAAGAACAagaggcagccttggcaattCTTCGCGAAGTCCAGGCAATCAACCATGGTACAGGCGCGAACGGACTTAAACAATCAACAATGTCGAATCAatggcccttggcagcacTGGACGCGGCGGAGCTGAGTACGTTCTCTGCGGCATCTCTTTCCTTTGGACAGCCTTGGCAAATTGCTGCGAGTACTTTGAACTTCATCCCAAGTACTTTCATGAACCATCTGGACGATAATGAACTCCCGATTGAAAATCCGTTACAATCGGCGTATTTTGGGCACCCCAACCAGCCGTACAAAACGTGGTATCAACCAGTGTGCGAAAATGGCATCAAACGCTTCAATTTTGAGATGTAG
- a CDS encoding tetratricopeptide repeat protein 1 (TTC1) (similar to Metarhizium acridum CQMa 102 XP_007810600.1): MADPKENKDDVDAPKPSEPSPAGTAPDHKAVKFSPEEEQALVDEANSLKTEANALYSSKDYENALAKYEDAMSTCPNYLHYERAVLQSNMAACHLQLEQWKDAIKIATKALDGLVELEKTQPELSGSTSSEKTPDSSTKKAEKPSETSKKDDDVEGEIISSGASRAAPAPPPQPEPSSAEARKADILRIRTKALLRRARARSEAGGWQNLSGAEEDYKALSAMPGLGPADLRTVRSQLKTLPPRTKAAQEKEMSEMWGKLKTLGDGILKPFGLSTNNFQMVKDENSGGYSMNFTSGGGESSKSS, translated from the exons ATGGCAGACCCGaaagagaacaaagatgACGTGGACGCCCCGAAACCCTCTGAACCCAGCCCAGCAGGCACCGCCCCGGACCACAAAGCGGTCAAGTTTTcaccagaagaagaacag GCTCTAGTCGACGAGGCAAACTCGCTCAAGACAGAAGCAAATGCTCTCTACTCGTCAAAGGACTATGAAAATGCCCTCGCCAAATACGAGGATGCCATGTCCACATGCCCCAACTACTTGCACTATGAACGGGCAGTTCTTCAAAGCAACATGGCCGCCTGCCACCTGCAATTAGAGCAATGGAAAGACGCCATCAAGATCGCCACCAAAGCATTAGACGGACTggttgagctggagaagacGCAGCCTGAGCTTTCCGGTTCAACGAGCAGCGAGAAAACGCCAGATTCAAGTACCAAGAAAGCAGAGAAGCCTTCAGAAACATCAAAAAAGGACGATGACGTTGAAGGGGAGATTATCAGCTCTGGTGCCTCTCGTGCTGCTCCCGCACCGCCGCCACAACCTGAGCCGTCCTCAGCGGAAGCGAGGAAGGCGGATATCCTGAGAATACGCACAAAGGCTTTGCTACGACGCGCTCGAGCTCGTTCAGAAGCTGGTGGTTGGCAGAACCTTTCCGGTGCAGAGGAGGACTACAAGGCGTTGTCGGCCATGCCTGGGTTAGGGCCAGCTGATCTTCGCACAGTCCGTAGCCAGCTCAAGACTCTGCCACCTCGGACGAAAGCAGCCCAGGAGAAGGAAATGTCGGAAATGTGGGGGAAGTTGAAGACCCTTGGTGATGGTATATTGAAACCGTTCGGCCTAAGTACCAACAATTTCCAGATGGTCAAGGACGAGAATAGTGGCGGTTACAGCATGAATTTCACGTCGGGAGGTGGCGAGTCTTCCAAATCATCTTAG